One window of the Thermoplasmata archaeon genome contains the following:
- a CDS encoding pyridoxal-phosphate dependent enzyme codes for MPPSRPVLDAIGNTPIAQLQKIVPKGSARILAKLEWANPTGSMKDRMARAVIDAAAKDGRLVKGGTVVEYTAGTTGVSLAFVCAALGYKLHVVFSDAFADEKRFTMQAFGAEITDVKSDRKRINEALIKEMIATSKRIAERPGHWWS; via the coding sequence ATGCCGCCTTCCCGACCCGTTCTCGACGCCATCGGCAACACTCCGATCGCGCAACTCCAGAAGATCGTCCCCAAAGGTTCCGCCCGGATCCTCGCCAAGCTCGAGTGGGCCAACCCGACCGGGAGCATGAAGGACCGCATGGCGAGGGCGGTCATCGACGCCGCGGCCAAGGACGGTCGTCTCGTGAAGGGCGGGACCGTGGTCGAGTACACCGCGGGCACGACGGGCGTCTCCCTGGCGTTCGTCTGCGCAGCCCTGGGTTACAAGCTCCACGTCGTCTTCTCGGACGCCTTCGCGGACGAGAAGCGCTTCACGATGCAGGCGTTCGGCGCGGAGATCACGGACGTGAAGAGCGACCGGAAGCGGATCAACGAGGCGCTGATCAAGGAGATGATCGCGACCTCGAAGCGCATCGCGGAACGTCCGGGCCACTGGTGGTC
- a CDS encoding DUF4242 domain-containing protein, giving the protein MPLYMDKHNKVEGLTKEAVAQAHAADVKVQGKHGVRYEKYWFNEKTGEVFCLVRAPNREAANRVHKEAHGLVADELHEVEEGA; this is encoded by the coding sequence ATGCCGCTGTACATGGACAAGCACAACAAGGTGGAAGGTCTGACCAAGGAGGCCGTCGCCCAGGCCCATGCGGCCGATGTGAAGGTGCAGGGGAAACACGGGGTGCGGTACGAGAAGTACTGGTTCAACGAGAAGACCGGCGAGGTGTTCTGCCTCGTCCGTGCACCGAACCGGGAAGCGGCGAACCGCGTGCACAAGGAGGCCCACGGCCTCGTCGCGGACGAGCTCCACGAGGTCGAGGAAGGCGCATAG